The following are from one region of the Paenibacillus sp. JZ16 genome:
- a CDS encoding LCP family protein yields MDPSQHRNETYTIRRPRKPKRRLKLKKWVGVSFTILILLGGLGYIFRKELSWIAFQAFFAKDIKHTLEQSYKPVGPSDSPEPIAEATKPFSVLLLGVDQREDEPARSDTIIYSVIRPDLNKILLVSIPRDTYTEVIGRGVTSRINSAYAHGGAKMAMDTVEHLFQHPVDYYAAINFHGLTDIVNALDGIKLPIDKVIENKSARHIKLRIEPNKPIYDGTEALNYIRYREDSDFNRTMRQRIFLSSLMDRVFELRNITKIPELIRIGGSNLTMDLNSDFILKLAENLFFNDSPPTFENYMLKGKDLVIRGDYFYDPDDSDIRYIQELLANWSDEKTKLEDLMIPGAK; encoded by the coding sequence ATGGATCCCAGCCAACATCGAAATGAAACGTATACTATCAGACGTCCTCGAAAGCCCAAACGCCGTCTCAAACTCAAAAAATGGGTAGGAGTATCCTTTACTATACTGATTCTCTTAGGCGGACTAGGCTATATTTTCAGAAAAGAATTATCCTGGATAGCGTTTCAGGCTTTTTTCGCGAAAGATATCAAACATACGCTCGAGCAATCCTACAAACCTGTTGGTCCTTCTGATTCGCCCGAGCCTATTGCGGAGGCAACGAAACCATTCTCGGTTTTGCTTCTGGGCGTTGATCAACGCGAGGACGAGCCTGCCCGTTCCGACACCATCATCTACTCTGTCATCCGACCTGACCTTAATAAAATTTTGCTTGTCTCCATTCCGAGAGATACCTACACCGAAGTCATCGGCAGGGGAGTCACCTCCCGAATCAACTCAGCTTACGCCCACGGCGGCGCGAAAATGGCCATGGATACGGTTGAGCATCTGTTTCAGCACCCTGTCGATTATTATGCAGCCATCAATTTCCACGGATTAACGGATATCGTCAATGCATTGGATGGGATTAAACTCCCCATCGATAAAGTCATCGAGAACAAGAGCGCCCGTCATATCAAATTGCGGATCGAGCCGAACAAGCCGATTTATGATGGAACAGAGGCATTAAATTATATAAGGTACCGGGAGGATTCGGATTTCAACCGTACCATGCGTCAACGCATATTCCTCAGTTCCTTAATGGATCGGGTATTTGAATTGAGAAATATAACCAAAATCCCGGAGCTGATTCGTATCGGAGGCAGCAATCTCACGATGGACTTAAACTCCGATTTCATTCTCAAGCTGGCCGAAAACCTATTTTTTAATGACTCTCCACCGACATTTGAGAATTACATGCTAAAGGGAAAAGATCTAGTGATCCGCGGCGATTACTTCTATGATCCGGACGATTCGGACATCCGGTATATTCAAGAACTGCTTGCCAACTGGTCTGATGAAAAGACCAAGCTGGAAGATTTGATGATCCCAGGTGCGAAGTGA
- a CDS encoding AEC family transporter: protein MISSFLATIYGVFLPISLPVIGGALLKRFKGIETKGLSALSLYVLSPALIFETLEKASITSNEVTVTVAFCLLNVIALWVLSALAGKMLGLSQTEKSGLALTTIFTNSVNYGLPLVLLAFGQAGLDKASVYVIVQIIIMNTLGVYLAARSHFSAAKAIKSVFTLPSVYAAGLAVLFRLTDFQLPEGLNTGVSMLSAAYAPLALVILGAQMVGVRDGGASAVSKRGFWSGMAMRMLAGPLVAWGLLAILSIEGTLFAVILILSAMPAAVNAVILAEQYDAAPKLVSRCILWTTLASFIVLPAMIGFL, encoded by the coding sequence ATGATCTCTTCTTTCTTAGCTACGATTTATGGCGTATTCCTACCCATATCACTGCCCGTCATCGGCGGAGCACTGCTCAAGCGATTCAAGGGCATTGAAACCAAGGGCCTTTCGGCCCTGTCTTTATATGTGCTGAGCCCGGCTCTGATCTTCGAAACGCTGGAGAAGGCTTCGATTACCTCGAATGAGGTCACGGTAACGGTTGCGTTTTGCTTGTTGAATGTGATTGCGCTTTGGGTGCTGAGTGCCTTAGCCGGTAAAATGCTGGGCTTGTCCCAGACAGAGAAATCGGGGCTCGCCTTGACCACTATTTTTACCAACAGCGTGAATTACGGGCTTCCCCTCGTTCTGCTTGCCTTCGGGCAAGCAGGGCTGGATAAAGCTTCTGTGTATGTCATTGTGCAGATTATCATTATGAATACATTAGGGGTGTACCTGGCAGCGAGATCTCATTTTTCCGCCGCAAAGGCGATCAAATCGGTGTTTACGCTCCCCTCGGTTTACGCGGCGGGACTCGCCGTGCTCTTCCGGTTGACGGATTTTCAGCTTCCGGAAGGGTTGAATACCGGCGTTTCCATGCTGTCCGCGGCTTATGCGCCGCTCGCTCTTGTCATACTGGGAGCCCAGATGGTCGGGGTTCGGGATGGCGGAGCTTCTGCCGTCTCCAAGCGCGGATTCTGGTCGGGCATGGCGATGCGAATGCTGGCGGGCCCATTGGTGGCTTGGGGATTGCTCGCGATTTTATCCATTGAGGGAACCTTGTTTGCGGTCATCCTGATTTTGTCGGCGATGCCAGCAGCCGTGAATGCGGTAATCCTTGCTGAACAATACGATGCCGCGCCCAAGCTGGTATCCAGGTGCATACTGTGGACCACGCTGGCTTCCTTTATCGTTCTGCCTGCCATGATCGGCTTTCTCTAA
- a CDS encoding hybrid sensor histidine kinase/response regulator, with product MLKGLLLLSTYSNSNSNSKSKPISGKRLLGITFLFIVILLSVRLAYFKIIMIPEEVPFQQGVLDLRDWRADDRNTVALNGEWAFYPNQWMGPDRWSQGEQQPAADPRWIQVPGPWGGVNENGNQMGFGTYRLKLLVPERNITYGLWITDIRTAYRLYVNGELLYESGHPSDTPKTHVARIVPHIELIPPAAEDELDIILEVSNYQYADSGGIRLPIKFGTAEAVMKGKAFSENMQLLVCIVLFLHVMYILILYLIGYRSKGLLYFAALILFTLLATLVDDDKLLLVWQPAIRFEWSVKLKVVAYVAISLCLILCTKHLLRPRIKEGLYRAYTIFVVSYAVAYLLLPFHLMVHLSTYLSLVLISSVLFLPSIARKAVSERTEAAIFILLSAVAVSCNIIVSGILRFRYFKELPYYPIDLIVAFLGFASFWFIRFARNTVVLREQAEELQRADKKKDEFLANTSHELRNPLHGMINMAQTLLERKGSTLQQEDRNHLELITGIGKRMSLLLDDLLDVSLLKDRRIRLDVQSIHLGSAAQGVLDMLRPMAEGKRIELVCEIEDDFPKVWADESRLVQIIFNLIHNAIKYTESGRIMVTADVVNGRACVHVLDTGMGMDEETVRRIFLPYEQGDSNFAAAGGGLGLGLSICKQLVELHGGELSVSSAPGQGSSFTFTLKVDDMMRQENTDKQEFIAGSLASNSEKEKERLSNMSDKHEQDDAESEAKQRSRQTDGRLLIVDDDPVNLKVIRHLLENEGYQIVTVTRAEEALQLLEQGEWDLIISDVMMPQMSGYELSRTIRQRYMISELPILLLTARNRPEDIHMGFISGANDYLIKPVDHLELKTRVRALLDLKRSIKERLHMEAAWLQAQIQPHFLHNTLNSIASLSEIDPSRMVALIGEFSHYLRASYDISNLERFIPLEQELGLVRSYLYIEGERFGERLRVRWHISEEVAVQQWKLPPLTMQTIVENAVVHGVLARTQGGTVTIRIVSEAESAKVIIADDGAGMDPEKLRLMLGSGKRTGKGVGLMNTDRRLKQVYGQGLMIDSTMGRGTTVSFVIRKMA from the coding sequence ATGTTAAAAGGACTGTTATTATTGTCGACCTATTCCAACTCGAACTCAAACTCGAAATCGAAACCGATCTCCGGCAAAAGGCTGCTGGGGATTACTTTTCTGTTTATTGTCATTTTACTCTCCGTGCGGTTGGCTTATTTTAAAATCATCATGATCCCTGAGGAAGTTCCGTTTCAGCAAGGAGTGCTGGATCTTCGGGATTGGCGGGCGGATGACCGCAATACGGTCGCGCTGAACGGGGAGTGGGCCTTTTATCCGAATCAATGGATGGGCCCGGATAGATGGTCTCAAGGGGAGCAGCAGCCTGCCGCCGATCCGCGCTGGATACAGGTTCCCGGGCCATGGGGAGGCGTAAACGAGAACGGGAACCAAATGGGCTTCGGCACTTATCGTCTCAAGCTGCTCGTACCGGAACGTAACATAACTTACGGCCTCTGGATCACCGATATCCGTACAGCCTATCGTTTGTATGTCAATGGCGAGTTATTGTACGAATCCGGACATCCCTCCGATACGCCAAAGACCCATGTGGCAAGAATCGTTCCCCATATCGAACTCATCCCCCCGGCTGCCGAAGACGAGCTGGATATCATTCTGGAAGTGAGCAATTACCAATATGCCGATTCAGGCGGGATTAGGCTGCCAATCAAATTCGGGACTGCAGAAGCGGTGATGAAAGGAAAAGCGTTCTCGGAGAACATGCAGCTGCTGGTCTGCATAGTGCTATTTCTTCATGTCATGTATATCTTAATTTTGTATCTGATCGGCTATCGGAGCAAAGGCCTCTTATATTTTGCGGCCCTTATACTGTTTACGCTGCTGGCTACGCTGGTTGACGACGATAAGCTCCTGCTCGTTTGGCAGCCTGCTATCCGTTTCGAATGGTCAGTGAAGCTTAAGGTTGTTGCTTATGTGGCAATATCCTTATGTTTGATTCTGTGCACCAAGCATTTACTCCGGCCGAGAATCAAAGAAGGATTATACCGGGCCTATACAATCTTTGTGGTTTCGTATGCCGTCGCTTATTTGCTGCTTCCGTTTCATCTGATGGTGCATCTCTCTACTTATTTATCATTGGTATTAATAAGCTCCGTACTGTTCCTGCCTTCGATTGCCAGGAAGGCGGTCAGCGAGCGGACGGAAGCGGCCATATTTATCTTGCTGTCGGCGGTTGCGGTTTCCTGCAACATTATCGTAAGCGGAATTTTAAGGTTTCGGTATTTTAAGGAACTGCCTTATTATCCGATAGACCTGATCGTTGCGTTTCTCGGATTTGCTTCCTTCTGGTTTATCCGGTTTGCCCGAAACACTGTGGTGCTGAGGGAACAGGCAGAGGAGCTGCAGCGGGCAGACAAGAAAAAGGATGAATTTCTGGCAAATACGTCCCATGAGCTGCGAAATCCGCTGCATGGCATGATTAATATGGCGCAAACGCTGCTGGAACGCAAAGGGAGTACACTTCAGCAAGAGGATCGTAATCACCTGGAGCTGATTACCGGCATTGGTAAGCGGATGTCGCTGCTGTTGGATGACTTGCTGGATGTTTCGTTATTGAAGGACAGGCGGATTCGGCTGGATGTACAGAGCATCCATCTCGGTTCGGCTGCCCAAGGCGTGCTGGATATGCTCCGTCCGATGGCGGAGGGCAAACGAATCGAGCTCGTATGCGAGATCGAGGATGACTTTCCCAAGGTATGGGCAGATGAAAGCCGGTTGGTTCAGATTATATTCAATCTGATTCACAATGCAATCAAATATACGGAGTCAGGCCGAATCATGGTGACTGCCGATGTTGTTAATGGAAGGGCCTGCGTCCACGTTCTTGATACGGGGATGGGGATGGACGAAGAGACAGTAAGGCGGATATTCCTCCCCTACGAGCAGGGAGACTCCAACTTTGCCGCAGCGGGAGGCGGCTTGGGGCTTGGACTCAGCATTTGCAAGCAGCTGGTTGAGCTGCATGGCGGGGAACTCTCCGTGTCATCTGCTCCGGGGCAGGGAAGTTCCTTTACGTTTACGCTGAAAGTGGACGATATGATGAGGCAGGAGAATACGGATAAACAGGAGTTTATTGCCGGCTCCTTGGCTTCAAATTCAGAGAAAGAGAAGGAGAGGCTATCTAACATGTCAGATAAGCACGAACAGGATGATGCCGAATCCGAGGCTAAGCAGCGTTCTCGTCAAACCGATGGCAGGCTGCTCATCGTAGATGACGATCCGGTTAACCTAAAAGTTATCCGTCATTTGCTTGAAAACGAAGGGTATCAGATCGTGACCGTTACCCGGGCTGAGGAAGCCCTTCAATTGTTAGAGCAGGGAGAGTGGGATCTCATCATATCTGATGTGATGATGCCCCAGATGTCAGGATATGAATTGTCCAGGACGATTCGGCAGAGGTATATGATATCGGAGCTTCCAATTCTGCTGCTGACTGCAAGAAATCGCCCTGAAGATATTCATATGGGCTTCATTTCCGGAGCTAACGATTATTTGATAAAACCGGTGGATCATCTGGAATTAAAAACAAGGGTACGCGCGCTGCTGGACCTGAAGCGCTCCATTAAGGAAAGGCTGCATATGGAGGCGGCTTGGCTCCAGGCTCAAATTCAGCCGCATTTTCTGCACAATACTTTAAATTCGATTGCATCTCTTAGTGAGATTGACCCTTCCCGGATGGTTGCGCTGATTGGAGAATTCAGCCACTATCTGAGAGCCAGCTATGATATCAGCAACTTGGAGCGTTTTATCCCGCTGGAGCAGGAGCTTGGCTTGGTTCGCTCATATCTGTATATCGAAGGAGAGCGGTTTGGGGAACGCCTGCGTGTCCGTTGGCATATTTCCGAGGAAGTTGCTGTTCAGCAGTGGAAGCTTCCCCCTTTGACCATGCAGACGATTGTGGAGAATGCTGTCGTTCACGGGGTATTGGCTCGAACCCAGGGAGGGACCGTAACGATTCGCATCGTAAGTGAAGCTGAATCCGCCAAAGTCATTATTGCGGATGATGGTGCCGGGATGGATCCCGAGAAGCTCCGCTTGATGCTGGGAAGCGGGAAGCGTACCGGCAAGGGAGTCGGCCTTATGAACACGGATCGGCGTTTGAAGCAAGTCTATGGGCAAGGACTCATGATTGACAGCACAATGGGCAGAGGAACCACCGTGTCGTTTGTCATCAGGAAGATGGCATAA
- a CDS encoding response regulator, whose translation MKVILVDDEPLALKYLERQLLKLDTMSIDVIGTYTNPFEGRKEILARDVDIVFLDISLPELNGIELAEQLLEQKPHLCIVFVTGYHEYAVTAFELNAVDYIVKPVQIDRVAKTMERLRSRIASRPEEVMESNRSIRMTMFRQVMIEQPNEQGQFALLHWRTTRAQEIFIYLLQHRGQLVRKSALIDMLWPEFDMDKAYPQLYTAIYHIRKTLEPYDTRFQITNTTEGYVLNMEGVQLDIEEWENWFMSNTSVSAESIERHIEMMKLYTGDYLQEYDYWWAEGERQRLKELWLSVSLSMAEWYVDQERIDEAILCYFSIQRQHPLEEKAYISLMKIYALQDNPAQVHRQFSLLCQVLEDEMGEEPSPYIVKWYDEWSNGIQAANMK comes from the coding sequence ATGAAGGTAATTCTCGTAGATGACGAACCGTTGGCTTTGAAGTATTTAGAACGTCAGCTGTTAAAACTGGATACCATGTCTATAGATGTAATCGGTACATATACGAATCCCTTTGAAGGACGCAAAGAAATTCTTGCAAGGGACGTCGATATCGTGTTTTTGGATATCAGCTTGCCGGAATTAAATGGCATTGAGCTGGCAGAGCAGCTGCTTGAGCAGAAGCCTCATCTCTGTATTGTATTTGTGACGGGGTATCACGAATATGCAGTCACTGCCTTTGAATTGAATGCCGTTGACTATATTGTTAAACCTGTCCAGATTGATCGAGTCGCCAAAACGATGGAGCGTTTGCGAAGCCGCATTGCGTCCAGGCCGGAAGAGGTCATGGAGTCCAATCGCAGCATTCGGATGACAATGTTCCGCCAGGTTATGATCGAGCAGCCGAATGAGCAGGGGCAATTCGCTCTGCTTCATTGGCGGACAACCCGGGCTCAGGAGATCTTCATTTATTTGCTTCAGCATAGAGGACAGCTTGTACGAAAGTCGGCATTGATCGATATGTTATGGCCGGAGTTTGATATGGATAAAGCCTATCCCCAGCTGTACACGGCCATTTATCATATCCGAAAAACATTGGAGCCTTATGATACCCGATTCCAAATCACCAACACGACGGAAGGCTATGTGCTGAATATGGAAGGCGTGCAGCTGGACATTGAGGAGTGGGAGAATTGGTTCATGTCAAACACCTCCGTATCGGCTGAATCGATTGAGCGACATATTGAAATGATGAAGTTGTACACGGGGGACTACCTGCAGGAATATGACTACTGGTGGGCAGAAGGAGAGCGTCAAAGGCTGAAGGAGCTGTGGCTTAGCGTTTCTTTATCCATGGCGGAATGGTATGTGGATCAGGAACGCATCGATGAAGCCATATTATGCTACTTCTCGATCCAGAGGCAGCATCCCTTGGAGGAGAAGGCCTACATTTCATTGATGAAAATATATGCTTTGCAGGATAATCCGGCCCAGGTGCACCGTCAATTCAGTCTTCTGTGTCAGGTGTTAGAAGATGAGATGGGCGAGGAGCCAAGCCCTTACATTGTGAAATGGTACGACGAATGGAGCAATGGAATTCAAGCCGCCAATATGAAATAG
- a CDS encoding GNAT family N-acetyltransferase has product MRDLKAEIHIYQAEQKDLSKAAALFNQYRQFYRREDDLNGAEEYIRERLTLGDSVMYLADCNRGENLVTAGFLQLYPSFSSLSMSRLWVLNDLFVDSEYRGLGIGRNLLHQAQAHALQTGAIGLTLSTQLHNVTARHLYESAGYVQDEEFAYYYLDLS; this is encoded by the coding sequence GTGCGTGATTTGAAAGCAGAGATTCATATATATCAAGCGGAACAGAAGGATTTGAGCAAGGCAGCCGCTCTGTTTAATCAGTATCGGCAATTCTACAGGCGGGAAGATGATTTGAACGGGGCCGAGGAATATATCAGGGAGAGGCTGACCCTGGGCGATTCCGTTATGTATTTAGCGGATTGCAATAGAGGAGAAAACCTGGTTACGGCTGGCTTTCTGCAGTTATATCCATCCTTCTCATCGCTCTCGATGTCCAGGTTGTGGGTCTTGAATGATCTATTCGTGGACTCCGAATATCGCGGGCTTGGTATCGGAAGGAATCTGCTGCATCAAGCCCAAGCGCACGCCCTTCAGACCGGAGCCATAGGGCTGACTCTGTCCACGCAGCTTCATAACGTGACAGCTCGGCATTTGTATGAATCGGCAGGGTATGTGCAGGATGAAGAATTTGCCTATTATTATTTGGACTTATCATAA
- a CDS encoding GNAT family N-acetyltransferase, whose amino-acid sequence MTQQYRIDYAVKEDLPAIVDIYNSTISGRKVTADLEPVTVESRIRWFEEHSNDFRPLWVMRSDDGMVAWMSFQSFYGRPAYNGTAEISIYVNEKYRGIGAGSILIQKAIEECPRLRVSNLVGFVFGHNEPSLKLLMKFGFDQWGLLPGVAELDGIKRDLVIVGRAV is encoded by the coding sequence GTGACGCAACAATACCGTATCGATTATGCCGTCAAAGAGGATTTGCCGGCCATTGTTGACATTTACAATTCGACGATCTCAGGCAGAAAAGTAACCGCCGATCTGGAGCCGGTCACGGTGGAGAGCCGTATACGCTGGTTCGAAGAGCACAGCAACGATTTTCGTCCGCTGTGGGTCATGCGGTCCGATGACGGAATGGTTGCATGGATGAGCTTTCAATCCTTTTATGGCCGTCCGGCCTATAACGGCACAGCTGAGATCAGCATATACGTAAACGAGAAATATCGCGGCATCGGTGCCGGAAGCATATTAATTCAGAAGGCCATTGAGGAGTGCCCGCGCCTTCGCGTCAGTAATCTGGTCGGATTTGTATTCGGCCATAATGAACCGAGCCTTAAGCTGTTGATGAAGTTTGGCTTTGATCAATGGGGGCTTCTCCCCGGGGTTGCGGAGCTTGACGGCATTAAGCGGGATTTGGTCATTGTAGGCCGTGCAGTTTAA
- a CDS encoding M24 family metallopeptidase, protein MNERLQSLLQSMNTQGWDHVLVTDPKHVYYLTGFASDPHERFLGLLLSSANDPVLIVPALDADAAAAASTVKHIVTHQDTDNPYLLLKQQFQGAVGTMALEKDQLTVSRYEQLQQHVNANRIEDVGAVLRELRIRKSADEVKIIKHAVRLVEDVLTQGLAQIKIGVSEIEVVAELEYLMKKMGADAPSFATMVLSGPNTALPHGVPGTRRIEAGDLLMFDMGVYAGGYASDITRTFAVGELKPEAVDIYETVLAANLAGIQAVKPGVTYGSIDQAARKVIDDAGYGHAFVHRLGHGLGMDVHEYPSIHGLNQDILQPGAVFTIEPGIYLQGVGGVRIEDDVIVTEDGVEVLTSFPKELTSIG, encoded by the coding sequence ATGAATGAACGATTGCAAAGTTTGCTACAATCCATGAATACACAGGGCTGGGATCATGTCCTTGTGACAGACCCCAAGCATGTTTACTATTTGACCGGATTTGCGAGTGATCCTCATGAGCGTTTCCTGGGCCTGCTCCTCTCCTCTGCGAATGATCCGGTGCTGATTGTCCCCGCATTGGATGCCGACGCGGCAGCGGCCGCTTCAACGGTTAAGCATATTGTCACGCACCAGGATACCGATAATCCGTATCTCTTGCTCAAGCAGCAGTTTCAAGGTGCCGTCGGTACGATGGCGCTAGAGAAGGATCAGCTTACGGTCTCCCGTTATGAGCAGCTGCAGCAGCATGTGAACGCGAACCGGATCGAGGATGTTGGCGCTGTGCTCCGGGAGCTCCGAATCCGAAAATCGGCCGATGAAGTGAAGATCATCAAACATGCAGTAAGACTGGTTGAGGATGTTCTGACACAAGGCCTGGCCCAGATCAAAATCGGCGTCAGTGAGATTGAGGTTGTGGCAGAGCTGGAATACCTAATGAAAAAAATGGGTGCCGATGCTCCGTCCTTCGCCACAATGGTATTATCCGGCCCCAATACCGCCTTGCCTCACGGTGTTCCCGGTACGCGCCGGATTGAAGCAGGCGATCTGCTCATGTTCGATATGGGAGTTTATGCGGGTGGTTATGCGTCGGATATTACCCGTACCTTTGCCGTAGGCGAGCTGAAGCCTGAAGCCGTAGACATCTATGAGACGGTTCTCGCAGCGAACCTGGCCGGCATTCAGGCCGTAAAACCCGGCGTAACCTATGGGTCGATTGACCAAGCCGCTCGCAAAGTGATTGACGACGCAGGGTACGGCCATGCTTTTGTACATCGCTTGGGGCACGGGCTTGGCATGGATGTTCATGAATATCCGTCCATCCACGGTTTGAACCAGGACATTTTACAGCCCGGGGCGGTATTCACGATCGAGCCCGGCATTTATCTGCAAGGCGTAGGCGGCGTGCGGATCGAGGATGATGTGATCGTAACCGAGGATGGCGTCGAGGTGCTGACCTCCTTCCCGAAAGAACTGACTAGCATCGGATAA
- a CDS encoding L-cystine transporter — protein METLWVIINVLVLILLVGILYWMQRKHISFTKRVFAGLGLGVLFGVALQLIYTSTSDVVVKSTDWFNLIGYGYVRLLQMMVIPLIMVSIISAIMKLKGGKNLGKMSGLIITVLLLTTAVAAAVGITTALAFDLSAVNIQGGAAEEQQGALLQERLGDVEGRTLPQQILDFIPSNPFADMTGARRTSTIAVVIFSAFIGIAVLGLDRKNKEQAETFRNMISAVYGVVMRIVTLVLRLTPYGILALMAKTIATTDLAVIMNLIDFVLASYVALIAMFIIHLVLLAIFGFNPLKYVKKVFPTLTFAFTSRSSAATIPLNVQTQNKKLGVSEGIANLSASFGATIGQNGCAGIYPAMLAVMIAPTAGVDPTSWSFILTLIVVVMISSFGVAGVGGGATFASLIVLSTMNLPVALAGLLISVEPLIDMGRTALNVNDSMTAGVITGKVMNEVDKDVYNDDNIELDMVQA, from the coding sequence ATGGAAACGCTTTGGGTTATCATCAATGTCCTTGTTCTGATTCTGCTGGTCGGTATTTTGTACTGGATGCAGAGAAAGCATATCTCGTTTACCAAACGCGTGTTTGCCGGACTCGGACTGGGTGTGTTGTTCGGAGTGGCACTGCAGCTCATCTACACTTCGACCTCCGATGTGGTGGTGAAATCCACCGATTGGTTTAATTTGATAGGATACGGCTACGTAAGGCTGCTGCAAATGATGGTCATTCCGCTGATCATGGTGTCGATCATATCGGCTATCATGAAGCTGAAGGGCGGAAAGAATCTGGGCAAAATGAGCGGACTTATCATTACGGTGCTGCTTCTGACGACAGCCGTAGCCGCTGCAGTCGGGATTACAACCGCGCTGGCGTTCGATTTGTCCGCCGTCAATATCCAAGGCGGTGCAGCGGAAGAGCAGCAGGGTGCACTGCTGCAAGAACGGCTCGGGGATGTTGAGGGCCGTACGCTCCCGCAGCAGATCCTGGATTTCATTCCGAGCAATCCGTTTGCCGACATGACGGGGGCGCGAAGAACTTCGACGATTGCGGTCGTTATTTTCTCGGCATTCATCGGGATCGCGGTTCTCGGGTTAGACCGAAAAAACAAGGAGCAGGCGGAAACGTTCCGCAATATGATCTCTGCGGTGTATGGCGTGGTCATGCGCATCGTGACGCTGGTGCTTCGTCTGACCCCTTACGGGATTTTGGCGCTTATGGCCAAAACGATTGCCACGACCGACCTTGCGGTCATCATGAATTTGATCGATTTTGTCCTTGCTTCGTACGTGGCTTTGATCGCCATGTTCATTATCCATCTGGTACTGCTGGCGATATTCGGGTTCAACCCGCTTAAATATGTGAAAAAGGTATTCCCGACGCTGACCTTCGCCTTTACGTCGCGTTCCAGCGCGGCTACGATTCCGCTTAACGTGCAGACCCAGAACAAAAAGCTGGGTGTCTCGGAAGGCATCGCGAATCTCTCGGCATCGTTTGGCGCCACGATTGGGCAGAACGGCTGCGCGGGCATTTATCCTGCCATGCTGGCCGTCATGATTGCGCCGACAGCCGGCGTGGACCCGACCTCATGGTCGTTCATCCTTACCCTGATCGTGGTCGTTATGATCAGTTCCTTCGGCGTGGCGGGTGTCGGAGGCGGGGCTACCTTCGCCTCGCTCATCGTGCTCTCCACGATGAACCTGCCGGTTGCCTTGGCGGGCCTGTTGATTTCCGTCGAGCCGCTGATCGATATGGGACGGACGGCACTGAACGTGAATGACTCCATGACAGCGGGCGTGATTACCGGGAAAGTCATGAATGAAGTCGATAAAGACGTGTACAACGATGACAACATTGAACTGGATATGGTTCAGGCATAA
- the cobS gene encoding adenosylcobinamide-GDP ribazoletransferase, with protein sequence MSKMIEAAAAAFQFLSRLPVRREIPFTPEVQQRSVVFYPLVGAVIGFIVGGLGLGLSYVLPSLPAAVILLVVWVALTGGLHLDGWMDSADALLSHRSRERMLEIMKDSRVGAMGVMACMLLLLLKASLIMSVWDLSAGAWKQEAWLLVLAPVWSRWFMVHAMYRWPMARGSEGLAALFHGLTAGRRSLAGVMAALLTLVTVGFLWFTAGETNLWTIAVGGILIIPFIAWAAGSLTAERMSRRLGGLTGDTYGALNELIETVLLIFVVLLLKFT encoded by the coding sequence ATGAGCAAGATGATCGAAGCGGCTGCGGCCGCTTTTCAATTTCTATCGAGGCTGCCGGTGCGGAGAGAAATTCCTTTTACGCCGGAAGTGCAGCAACGGAGCGTCGTTTTTTATCCTTTGGTAGGGGCGGTCATAGGCTTTATCGTTGGCGGATTGGGACTGGGCTTAAGCTATGTGCTGCCCTCCCTTCCTGCTGCCGTCATCCTGCTGGTTGTATGGGTAGCGCTGACTGGAGGGCTTCATCTCGATGGCTGGATGGACAGCGCGGATGCGCTGCTCAGCCATCGGTCGCGCGAACGGATGCTTGAAATCATGAAGGATAGCCGTGTGGGTGCGATGGGCGTCATGGCGTGTATGCTGCTGCTCCTTCTGAAGGCTTCCTTGATCATGTCTGTATGGGATTTGTCAGCCGGGGCATGGAAACAAGAGGCATGGCTGCTGGTGCTCGCTCCGGTTTGGAGCCGCTGGTTTATGGTCCATGCGATGTATCGCTGGCCGATGGCACGGGGAAGTGAGGGGCTAGCCGCTCTATTTCACGGATTGACGGCCGGAAGGAGATCGCTGGCGGGCGTAATGGCTGCTCTCTTAACGCTAGTTACTGTAGGTTTCCTATGGTTCACGGCAGGCGAGACTAATCTTTGGACGATTGCAGTCGGAGGAATCCTTATTATCCCATTCATAGCCTGGGCAGCTGGAAGTTTAACGGCTGAACGGATGAGCCGAAGACTTGGAGGACTGACGGGGGATACATATGGAGCTCTCAATGAACTGATTGAAACGGTTTTGTTAATATTTGTGGTTCTCCTTTTGAAGTTTACATGA